A stretch of Cynocephalus volans isolate mCynVol1 chromosome 9, mCynVol1.pri, whole genome shotgun sequence DNA encodes these proteins:
- the RBM46 gene encoding probable RNA-binding protein 46 isoform X2 — protein MNEGNINGTNGCSKVRTGTQNEAALLALMEKTGYNMVQENGQRKFGGPPPGWEGPPPPRGCEVFVGKIPRDMYEDELVPVFERAGKIYEFRLMMEFSGENRGYAFVMYTTKEDAQLAIRILNNYEIRPGKFIGVCVSLDNCRLFIGAIPKEKKKEEILDEMKKVTEGVVDVIVYPSATDKTKNRGFAFVEYESHRAAAMARRKLIPGTFQLWGHTIQVDWADPEKEVDEETMQRVKVLYVRNLMISTTEETIKAEFNKFKSGAVERVKKLRDYAFVHFFNREDAVAAMSVMNGKCIDGASIEVTLAKPVNKENSWRQHLNGQIIPNSENLIVFANKEESHPKTLGKPPTLPARLNGQHSPSPTEIERCTYPFFPGTKLSPISMYSLKSSHFNSAVMHLDYYCNKNNWAPPEYYLYSTTSQDGKVLLVYKIVIPAIANGSQSYFMPDKLCTTLEDAKELAAQFTLLHLDREHNLFSLDLCRRIWRK, from the exons ATGAATGAAGGAAATATAAATGGAACAAATGGATGCAGTAAAGTTCGAACTGGTACTCAGAATGAAGCAGCATTACTTGCTTTGATGGAAAAGACTGGTTACAACATGGTtcaagaaaatgggcaaaggaaatttGGTGGTCCTCCTCCAG gTTGGGAAGGTCCACCTCCACCTAGGGGCTGTGAAGTTTTTGTAGGAAAAATACCTCGTGATATGTATGAAGATGAGTTAGTTCCTGTATTTGAAAGAGCTGGGAAGATTTATGAATTTAGACTTATGATGGAATTTAGTGGTGAAAATCGAGGTTATGCTTTTGTGATGTACACTACAAAAGAAGATGCTCAGTTAGCCATCAGGATTCTTAATAATTATGAGATTCGACCAGGGAAGTTTATTGGTGTGTGTGTAAGCTTGGATAATTGTAGATTATTTATTGGAGCCAttcccaaggaaaaaaagaaagaagaaattttagatgaaatgaagaaagttaCAGAAGGAGTTGTAGATGTCATCGTTTATCCAAGTGCAACTGATAAGACCAAAAATCGTGGTTTTGCGTTTGTTGAATATGAATCTCACAGAGCTGCTGCTATGGCTAGAAGAAAATTAATTCCAG gaACTTTCCAACTATGGGGCCATACCATTCAGGTAGATTGGGCTGATCCAGAGAAAGAGGTTGATGAGGAAACCATGCAGAGAGTTAAAGTTCTCTATGTAAGAAATTTAATGATCTCAACTACAGAGGAAACGATTAAAGCAGAATTCAACAAGTTTAAGTCTGGTGCAGTTGAACGAGTAAAGAAACTTAGAGATTATGCTTTTGTTCACTTTTTCAACCGAGAAGATGCAGTGGCTGCTATGTCTGTTATGAATGGAAAATGCATTGATGGAGCAAGTATTGAGGTAACACTGGCAAAACcagtaaataaagaaaactctTGGAGACAGCATCTTAATGGTCAGATTATCCCCAATTCTGAAAACCTGATTGTTTTTGCTAACAAAGAAGAGAGCCACCCAAAAACTTTAGGCAAGCCACCAACTCTTCCTGCTCGTCTCAATGGTCAGCATAGCCCAAGCCCCACTGAAATTGAAAGATGCACTTACCCTTTCTTTCCTGGGACAAAGCTTAGTCCAATTAGTATGTATTCCTTAAAATCTAGTCATTTTAATTCTGCAGTAATGCATTTGGATTATTACTGCAACAAAAATAATTGGGCACCGCCAGAATATTACTTATATTCAACAACAAGTCAAGATGGGAAAGTACTCTTGGTATATAAAATAGTCATTCCAGCTATTGCAAATGGATCTCAGAGTTACTTCATGCCAGACAAACTCTGTACTACGTTAGAAGATGCAAAGGAACTGGCAGCCCAGTTTACATTACTTCATTTGG ACAGGGAACACAATCTCTTCAGCCTGGACCTTTGtagaagaatttggagaaaataa